In Melanotaenia boesemani isolate fMelBoe1 chromosome 16, fMelBoe1.pri, whole genome shotgun sequence, the following proteins share a genomic window:
- the LOC121655854 gene encoding cystatin-like: protein MFVWFWFFVCVVATCRFLTAKHVMIGQPHKVPVNSPGVLKAARFAVVDFNRANIDEVFAYKIMNVTSAKMQIVAGINYILDVQLGRTVCKRRDTDDSEPCALHSEHKECHCHFIVTEIPWENLCVLTENKCQRD from the exons ATGTTTGTCTGGTTTTGGTTTTTCGTTTGTGTTGTTGCCACCTGTCGGTTTTTAACCGCTAAACACGTGATGATTGGTCAGCCACATAAAGTCCCAGTCAACAGCCCTGGTGTGTTAAAGGCTGCACGATTTGCTGTAGTTGATTTTAACAGAGCCAACATAGACGAGGTGTTTGCCTACAAAATTATGAATGTCACCTCGGCCAAAATGCAG ATTGTCGCTGGGATAAACTATATCCTTGATGTGCAGCTGGGACGTACAGTGTGCAAGCGGAGGGACACGGATGACAGTGAGCCATGTGCTCTCCACTCTGAACACAAG GAGTGCCACTGCCACTTCATCGTTACCGAAATCCCTTGGGAGAATTTATGTGTACTTACTGAAAACAAGTGTCAACgagattaa